Proteins from a genomic interval of Bradysia coprophila strain Holo2 chromosome X, BU_Bcop_v1, whole genome shotgun sequence:
- the LOC119080333 gene encoding ctenidin-1-like produces MQSKIFIVLIFSILAMIELISATPQYYGQGGGLYGGGLYGQQGYYGGQQGFYGGQQGLYGGQGYYGGLGGRGSYYGGGCGK; encoded by the exons ATGcagtcaaaaattttcatagttttgatattttcaatattagcCATGATTGAg TTAATCTCTGCAACGCCACAATATTATGGACAGGGGGGTGGTCTTTATGGTGGGGGGCTTTATGGACAACAAGGTTATTATGGTGGACAACAAGGTTTTTATGGTGGACAACAAGGTCTTTATGGTGGACAAGGTTATTATGGTGGTCTAGGTGGTAGAGGAAGCTATTATGGAGGAGGCTGTGGCAAATAA